The following DNA comes from Polynucleobacter necessarius.
CAAACCAGAAGATCATTTCCAGTTTGAGCGCCATGGATATTTTGTCGCGGATAAGCATGCTTCAAACCCGGGCAAACTGGTATTTAACCGTACGGTTTGCCTTAAGGATTCTTGGAAATAGTTTTCAAAAAATGCGCTACGCTCGGGTAGCGTAGTGGCGTTTTGAGTTCTTGCAATCGCTGATTGGTAACCCTGCGCGATTCACGCATAAATGACCACAGCATTGGGCTGACGATTTTTTGCAGCTCACTCGCGGGCAATCTCGGCGCCCTTTCCAATTCAAAAGCATCCGCTACTTCATCGAAGTAATCGCCCATCTTGGTTTCACCACCGTCGCAAGCATTAATGATGCGCTGAGGCTTTCCGTGATAAACAGTCGCGCAAACCAGTCTAGCCAAATCATCACTGTGAAGATGGTTGGAATAGGCGTCTTCCTCTGGAAGTAAGGCTGGTGTTTGCGCCTTGAGTCGATCAATTGGCAAACGATCGGCGGCATAAATTCCGGGTACTCGCAAAATAGCGACAGCCACCCCATTCGCAGGACCCCACAAGCGAAGAGCACGCGCAGCATCCACCTCTCTCTTGGCGCGCTCACTTTGAGAATTGACTGGGGTGATTTCACTCACCTTTTCACCCCGATGGTCACCGTATACCCCAGTAGTGCTGATATAGACCAAGCGCCTGACGGCATTAGAGCCTTGGGCTAAAATTCCGATTAGGTTTCGGGTTCGGCAATCACGATTTCCGCTATTTTGCGATGGCGCCAAGTGAATCACGGTTTGAGCTAAACCACTGAGGCGCCACAAAGAATCTGGTTTATCCAGATCACCCAAAATGGGAATCGCGCTAACCTTCCTCACTTCCTGAAAGCGATTCTGTTGAGAAGTGAGTGCATAAACACGATGACTTCGCGAAAGCTGTTTAGCCACTCGAAGACCAATATCTCCGCAGCCAATAATCAGGATTGAAGGTTTGTCAAAAGATTGCATAAGTAACATCGTAATGATTTATTGAAAGGAATGAGAGTGTCTTATCAGGTCACGCTCAAAACGAGCGGCAAACAATGTACCGTCAATCCAGATGAAAATCTCCTGGAGGCTGCTTTACGCCAAGGAATCAACCTGCCTTATGGCTGCAAAAATGGGGCTTGCGGCTCTTGTAAAGGCAAAGTCTTAGATTGACAAGTTACCAATGGCCAACATAGTGAGAGCGCCCTCAACAAAGCAGATGAAACCGCTTGGGGCATTTTGTTTTGCTGCTCACACCCTCAGTCAGACCTTCTAATTGAGGCGCGCGAAGTCCAGGGGGCTGGAGATATTGCGATGCGCAAAGTACCTTGTCGCGTCAATACCATTAGCAAACCAAGTGACGATGCGGCGATTCTGAAGCTGGAACTCCCTGCGGCAGAGCGCTTTCAGTTTCTCGCAGGACAGTATTTAGAGTTTCTCCTCACAGACGGTCAACGCCGCGCTTACTCCATTGCCAATGCGCCAGAGCAAGAAGGCCCGCTTGAACTGCATATTCGCCACTTGCCTGGCGGCTTATTTACCGATTTTGTATTTGGTGCTGTTACCCCTGCGCTAAAGGAAAAAGATATCCTGCGTTTTGAAGGCCCGCTAGGAAGCTTCTTCTTGAGATAGGATTCCAAGAAACCGATGATCTTTGTTGCAGCCGGCACAGTATTTGCGCCTATCAAATCCATCGTCGAACAAATGCAAGCCAAGAAAATCGAGCGGCCAATCCATCTGTACTGGGGCAGACGTCGTCCTAGCGATTTGTGCTTGGATAAGTTATGCAAGACTTGGGAACAGGAAGTCGCTCACTTTAAATACATCCCCGTCATATCAGATGCCTTAGCGGAAGATGCTTTGCAAGGTCGCACTGGCTTTGTTCATCAGGCTGCAATGGCTGACCGTTCCGACATGAGGGACTTTCAGGTCTATGCCTGTGGCGCTCCAGTCATGGTGAACGCCGCCAGAAACGACTTCTCAAGCAAATGCCAGCTGCCTGAAGAAGAATTCTTTGCCGACTCTTTCACTAGCGCGGCCGATTTAGCCACAAACTAGACTGCAAAAAGTTAGATAATAGAAGCCTTACCAGCTCATTGGACCACACCCTTAGTTAAGCCGATATGAATAAGCCAAACCAGACTATTGATACCCACTCAGTCATGTTTATTACACCTCGCCCAGAAGTGGTAATGGTGGAAGGTAAAGGATCATGGTTAACAGACAACAATGGCAAGCGCTATTTGGACTTCTTACAAGGCTGGGCAGTGAACTGTTTAGGTCATGGCAACTCAGGCATGATTAATGCGCTCAATACGCAAGCCAAAAAACTCATCAATCCAAGTCCCGCGTTTTACAACGAACCCATGATTGGCTTGTCTAATCTGCTGACAGAAAACAGTTGCTTTGACAAAGTGTTCTTTGCCAACAGCGGCGCTGAAGCCAATGAAGGCGCGATTAAGCTAGCGCGCAAATGGGGTCAGCTCAATAAATCTGGCGCATTTGAAATTATTACTTTTGATCACAGCTTTCATGGTCGCACCTTGGCAACGATGAGTGCCTCTGGCAAACCAGGCTGGGATACGATGTTTGCGCCACAAGTGGCAGGCTTTCCAAAGGCGGACTTGAATGATTTGGAGTCCGTAAAAAAACTGGTGACCGATCAAACAGTGGCGGTCATGCTAGAGCCAGTTCAAGGCGAAGGCGGTGTCATTCCAGCGACAAAAAAATTTATGCGCGAGCTGCGTAAGTTCACCAAAAAAAATAATATCCTCCTCATTGCCGACGAAGTTCAAGCTGGTTGTGGCCGAACAGGCTCTCTTTTCGCCTATCAGCAGTACGGGATTGAACCTGACATTATGACTTTGGGCAAAGGTATTGGCGGAGGCGTACCTCTAGCTGCTCTATTGGCAACCGATGTGGTGGCTTGCTTTGTGCCCGGCGATCAGGGGGGCACTTATAACGGCAATCCATTAATGACTGCGGTCGGCATCAGCGTCATTGAACAGCTTTTGGCTCCGGGATTTTTGGAGAGCGTGAAAGCTAAGGGTGAATTGCTCAAAACAGCATTACTTAAGTTGGCCGCCGAGTTCAATCTTGAAGGTGAGCGTGGTGAGGGCTTATTGCGCGCCCTCATGCTTGGCAAAGATATTGGCGGCAAACTCGTTGAGCTTGCACGTGACCGCAGCCCAGCAGGTTTATTGATTAACTCACCAAGACCAAACCTATTGCGCTTCATGCCAGCCTTGAATGTGTCTGACGATGAGATTCGTCAGATGTGCGGTATGTTGCGCGAGTTACTCAAAGAAGTCACCTAAAACTGAGCGCCTCTCAATCGCCTACTTACTCACCCAAGTAGGCGGTTCTCACTCTTGGATCCTCTAGCAATTCTTTTCCAGATCCGCCGAGGGTGATTAAACCGCTCTCCATCACATAAGCGCGGTCTGCCATCTGCAAAGCCAAGCGTGCATTCTGCTCCACCAACAATACAGTCATTCCATTGGCTGATAAGCTGCGAATAACATCAAAGATCGTCTCCACCATAATCGGCGACAGGCCCATAGATGGCTCATCTAACAATAGCAATTTGGATTCCGCCATCATTGCCCTACCCATCGCTACCATTTGTTGCTCACCACCAGAAAGTGTGCCGGCCAACTGAGATAAGCGCTCTTTTAGCCTTGGGAAATAGGTATAAACCTCTTCCAGTTTGCGTTCGATTCCTTTGACGTCTGTTTGTAAATAGGCGCCCATTTGTAGGTTTTCTAAAATCGTCATGCGCTTAAAAACACCACGCCCCTCGGGCACCATGCCCAGCCCCAAGTGAACCAACTCATAAGCGGGCAACTTGCTGGTTTCCTGATGCGCAAAATGAATTTCGCCGGCAGCGGGAGTGAGCAAACCTGAAATGGCCTTGATGGTTGAACTTTTTCCAGCACCATTCGCGCCAATTAAGGCAACTAGCTCACCTTGATTCACATGCAAGTCAATGCCTTTGACGGCGTTAATACCGCCATAAGACACCTTAAGACCCGTTACTTTTAATAGAGCGCTCATCATGCAGCCCCTTGCCCAAGATAAGCCCTAATCACCTCTGGATGCGCACGCACATCCGCAGGCTCTCCTGAGGCAATCACTTTGCCGTAATCAAGCACGGTAAGGCTATCGCAGATACCCGTTACCAAGCTGACATCGTGTTCAATG
Coding sequences within:
- a CDS encoding NAD-dependent epimerase/dehydratase family protein, yielding MQSFDKPSILIIGCGDIGLRVAKQLSRSHRVYALTSQQNRFQEVRKVSAIPILGDLDKPDSLWRLSGLAQTVIHLAPSQNSGNRDCRTRNLIGILAQGSNAVRRLVYISTTGVYGDHRGEKVSEITPVNSQSERAKREVDAARALRLWGPANGVAVAILRVPGIYAADRLPIDRLKAQTPALLPEEDAYSNHLHSDDLARLVCATVYHGKPQRIINACDGGETKMGDYFDEVADAFELERAPRLPASELQKIVSPMLWSFMRESRRVTNQRLQELKTPLRYPSVAHFLKTISKNP
- a CDS encoding acetylornithine transaminase, translating into MNKPNQTIDTHSVMFITPRPEVVMVEGKGSWLTDNNGKRYLDFLQGWAVNCLGHGNSGMINALNTQAKKLINPSPAFYNEPMIGLSNLLTENSCFDKVFFANSGAEANEGAIKLARKWGQLNKSGAFEIITFDHSFHGRTLATMSASGKPGWDTMFAPQVAGFPKADLNDLESVKKLVTDQTVAVMLEPVQGEGGVIPATKKFMRELRKFTKKNNILLIADEVQAGCGRTGSLFAYQQYGIEPDIMTLGKGIGGGVPLAALLATDVVACFVPGDQGGTYNGNPLMTAVGISVIEQLLAPGFLESVKAKGELLKTALLKLAAEFNLEGERGEGLLRALMLGKDIGGKLVELARDRSPAGLLINSPRPNLLRFMPALNVSDDEIRQMCGMLRELLKEVT
- a CDS encoding ABC transporter ATP-binding protein; this translates as MMSALLKVTGLKVSYGGINAVKGIDLHVNQGELVALIGANGAGKSSTIKAISGLLTPAAGEIHFAHQETSKLPAYELVHLGLGMVPEGRGVFKRMTILENLQMGAYLQTDVKGIERKLEEVYTYFPRLKERLSQLAGTLSGGEQQMVAMGRAMMAESKLLLLDEPSMGLSPIMVETIFDVIRSLSANGMTVLLVEQNARLALQMADRAYVMESGLITLGGSGKELLEDPRVRTAYLGE